One Sciurus carolinensis chromosome 10, mSciCar1.2, whole genome shotgun sequence genomic window carries:
- the Utp3 gene encoding something about silencing protein 10: MVRRSQRRGVAKWAAVRAKAGRTTTDENEDLGSPPSPGDSSYYQDQVDDFHEARSRAALAKGWSEVESGDEDGDEEEEVLALDIDDENDKDGESTGDEEDSDDDDDDDDGSGSSVQSENEASVDPSLSWGQRKKLYYDTDYGSKSRGRQSQQEVEEEEREEEEEAQVIQRRLAQALQEDDFGVAWVEAFAKPVPQVDEAETRVVKDLAKVSVKEKLKMLRKESPELLELIEDLKVKLTEVKDELEPLLQLVEQRIIPSGKGSKYLRTKYNLYLNYCSNISFYLILKARRVPAHGHPVIERLVTYRNLINKLSVVDQRLSSEIRHLLKGDAVKKEPNAKEKFTKSKPKSVSETSALAVDLSDGSDFDEAALKRYKEIDDRQKLKRKIEENSIEEQALEDQNVKRAITYQIAKNRGLTPRRKKIDRNPRVKHREKFRRAKIRRRGQVREVRKEEQRYSGELSGIRAGVKKSIKLK; encoded by the coding sequence CGCGGAGTGGCCAAGTGGGCAGCTGTGCGAGCCAAGGCAGGTCGCACCACCACAGATGAAAATGAAGACTTAGGATCGCCACCCTCACCCGGAGACTCCAGCTACTACCAGGATCAGGTAGATGATTTTCATGAGGCACGATCTCGGGCAGCCTTGGCCAAAGGCTGGAGCGAGGTTGAGAGTGGGGATGAGGATGgcgatgaggaggaggaggtgctggCCTTAGACATTGACGATGAAAATGACAAAGATGGAGAGAGTACGGGGGATGAGGAGGATagcgatgatgatgatgatgatgatgatggtagtggAAGCTCCGTGCAGAGTGAAAATGAGGCCTCGGTGGATCCCAGTTTGTCGTGGGGTCAGAGGAAAAAACTTTACTATGACACAGACTATGGTTCTAAATCCCGAGGCCGGCAGAGTCAACAAGaagtagaggaggaggaaagagaggaagaggaggaggcacagGTAATTCAGCGGCGTTTAGCCCAGGCCCTACAAGAGGATGATTTTGGAGTTGCCTGGGTGGAGGCCTTTGCAAAACCAGTGCCTCAGGTAGATGAGGCTGAGACACGGGTCGTGAAAGATTTGGCTAAAGTTTCAGTGAAAGAGAAGCTGAAGATGTTGCGAAAGGAATCACCAGAGCTCTTGGAGCTGATAGAAGACCTGAAAGTCAAGTTGACAGAAGTGAAGGATGAGCTAGAGCCATTGTTACAGTTGGTGGAGCAACGGATCATTCCATCTGGAAAAGGAAGCAAATACCTGAGAACCAAGTATAACCTCTACTTGAACTATTGCTCCAACATCAGTTTTTATttgatcctaaaagctagaagagtcCCTGCACATGGACATCCTGTCATAGAAAGGCTTGTCACTTACCGAAATCTAATCAACAAACTATCAGTTGTGGATCAGAGACTGTCCTCTGAAATTCGTCATCTACTCAAGGGTGATGCTGTAAAGAAAGAACcgaatgcaaaagaaaaattcaccaaATCCAAGCCAAAGTCGGTTTCAGAGACTTCTGCTTTGGCTGTAGATCTCTCTGATGGCTCTGATTTTGATGAAGCTGCATTGAAACGCTATAAAGAAATAGATGACAGGcaaaaattgaagagaaagatAGAAGAAAACAGCATTGAAGAACAGGCTCTTGAAGATCAAAATGTAAAGAGAGCCATTACTTATCAGATTGCTAAAAATAGGGGACTTACacctagaagaaagaaaattgatcGAAATCCCAGAGTGAAACATAGGGAGAAGTTCAGAAGAGCCAAAATTCGAAGAAGAGGCCAGGTTCGAGAGGTTCGTAAAGAAGAGCAACGCTATAGTGGTGAATTATCTGGCATTCGTGCAGGAGTTAAAAAGAGCATTAAGCTTAAGTAA